The following DNA comes from Chloroflexota bacterium.
GCCCACAGCCAAAATCAAAAAGTAGCCCAAAATAGGTGGGAAAATGTCCGGATACCAGTTATGCACCCCAATGGACAGAATCACGCCAAAGGGGAGCGCGATCGCGAAATGCTGTTTGGTCGGCGAAACCGCGAGCACTAGCAGCAACGGCACGAGGGCAATCCATCCCAAAAAGGGGATGTCGAATCCCGGCATGGAAGCCGTGAGCAAAATCCCAGACAGGGTGGAGAGAAGCAATTTAGCCAAAATGGGCAATCTTACGAGTTTGGTTATAGCGTTACCTGACATTCTGTTCTCCTAAAGAGTGCTCTTCAAAAGTTCGAGTGTACTTTCTACTGCAACGTCACCCTGATGCGTTCCGGCGATATTTCCCTGAGCATCTAGCACAACTACGCCTGCCATCTGATTGACGTCCTTCAGGTCGGCAGCGTTAGTGACTGTGCCGTCCCAATCGGGCAAGATAAGTACATAATCTTCGGCGTTGAGGCCTTCGGGCAGCGCCGCGGCGGCTTCTTCATAAGAACTGCGCATGGCGCGCTCAGCAAAATTACGGAAGAGTTTCGGCACTGTGCGCAGGTCTACTACGTTGGCGATCAGTAGATTTTCCGCTTTGGTGTAAGCCTCCACAGCACGGATGGCGGCGTTCACCTGCGCGGCTTCTTCGGAGGTCTCCTGCGTGTGGAAGATCAGCACAGCGGGTTTGCCGATGGCTTTCAGGCCAATCTCGCGCCCGGAGCCAATCGCTTTGAGCATCACATTGGGGAGTTTCACCCCCGGCCCCTCTCCTTCAAGCGAGTTGGGAGTCTGACTCCCTCTCCCAGTGGGAGATGGCTGGGGTGAGGGGTCTGACATCTCAATTCCCGTCATCAAAACTACCTCTTCGCCATCCAGATAACCACGCACATGGCTGGCGGTCTCGCGCCCGGAGAGCAACGCCGCGCTCATGCCGCCTGCAAAAGTCCATGCACCTGCCAAAAAGAGATTGGGAATCGGTGTGGCCGCGTTCAGGCGGTTGAAGTACATATTCTCCACCGACTGCTCGGTGCCGTAGATGCTGCCTGCCGGATTGCGGCTGTAACGCCAATTGGTCAGCGGGGTGCCAATTTCTTTGTATTTTATTGCCTTTCGCAAACCAGGGATTAATTTTTCAGCGCGCTCAATCAACTCGTCGGCAGCGGCCTCTTTGAGTTCAAGATATTGCGGATTTTTACCATAATCCTTGAGTGAGCCGCGCGTGCCCCATTGATCAAAGCTATCCCAATGAGCCAACGAGAAAATTCCTAAAACCGAACCGCGCGCGGGGGAGCACGCCGGGTCCACCTGATCGTAATGCGTAATCGAAATTCCGGTGCGCTCGAACACTCCATCCAAAACGGCCCGGTAATCTTCTTCGGCCTGATAACTCTCGTTGACGAAGATTTCGTGATGCGGCCAGCCTTCCGCCTTGAGATCACGATCCAGCCCGAGGTAGACGATCAAGTTTGAGATAGCGGGCGGGGCGGACTC
Coding sequences within:
- a CDS encoding NAD(P)/FAD-dependent oxidoreductase produces the protein MTIEKYDVVVIGAGLGGLSSAAYLAKAGKKVLVLEHHSVPGGYAHEFRRGKYRFEVALHAIDGAGPGGWAYPVLKDLGVTERVHFHRMDPFYTVQFPEHEITAHADPVAYEAELIRNFPHEKNGIRAMIAEMIETYWQVRRFGEDATIGTRPPIERMPTVYPKMLATMSMSWADFMARFINDEQLKAVFSTLWGYYGLPPAQLNAATFIFPWVSYHLFGAYYPEGGSMAMSRAIEAAIKDNDGEIRYRQTVNRIEIQNGKAVAVETEKGLRVEADVVISNANAPDTLLKFVGREHLPAQYQAEIESAPPAISNLIVYLGLDRDLKAEGWPHHEIFVNESYQAEEDYRAVLDGVFERTGISITHYDQVDPACSPARGSVLGIFSLAHWDSFDQWGTRGSLKDYGKNPQYLELKEAAADELIERAEKLIPGLRKAIKYKEIGTPLTNWRYSRNPAGSIYGTEQSVENMYFNRLNAATPIPNLFLAGAWTFAGGMSAALLSGRETASHVRGYLDGEEVVLMTGIEMSDPSPQPSPTGRGSQTPNSLEGEGPGVKLPNVMLKAIGSGREIGLKAIGKPAVLIFHTQETSEEAAQVNAAIRAVEAYTKAENLLIANVVDLRTVPKLFRNFAERAMRSSYEEAAAALPEGLNAEDYVLILPDWDGTVTNAADLKDVNQMAGVVVLDAQGNIAGTHQGDVAVESTLELLKSTL